One region of Camelina sativa cultivar DH55 chromosome 6, Cs, whole genome shotgun sequence genomic DNA includes:
- the LOC104790558 gene encoding pentatricopeptide repeat-containing protein At3g29230-like — protein sequence MTSSLPVRAPSWVSSRRIFEERLQELPKCANLSQVKQLHAQIIRRNLHQDLHIAPKLISALSLCRQTGLALRVFNQVSEPNVHLCNSLIRAHALNSQPYQAFFVFSEMQRFGLFADNFTYPFLLKACSGQSWLPVVKMMHNHIEKLGLSSDIYVPNALIDCYSRCGGLGVREAMKLFEKMGERDTVSWNSMLGGLVKAGELRDARQLFDEMPQRDLISWNTMLDGYARCREMSQAFELFEKMPERNTVSWSTMVMGYSKAGDMEMAKIMFDKMPLPAKNVVTWTIIIAGYAEKGLVKEADKLVDQMVASGLRFDAAAAISILAACAESGLLSLGMRVHSLIKRSNLNSNASVLNALLDMYAKCGSLENAFDVFNNMPKKDLVSWNTMLHGFGVHGHGKEAIELFSRMRREGIRPDKVTFIAVLCSCNHAGLIDEGVDYFYSMEKVYDLVPQVEHYGCLVDLLGRGGRLKEAVKVVQTMPMKPNVVIWGALLGACRMHNNVDLAKEILDPLVKLDPSDPGNYTLLSNIYAAAEDWAGVADIRSKMKSMGVEKPSGASSVELEDGIHEFTVFDKSHPKSDQIYQMLGTLNGPPDTGELVAVG from the coding sequence ATGACGTCATCGCTACCTGTCCGAGCTCCGTCATGGGTTTCATCCCGGAGAATCTTCGAAGAGAGACTCCAAGAGCTTCCCAAGTGCGCTAACTTAAGCCAAGTGAAGCAGCTTCACGCCCAGATCATTCGGCGGAACCTTCACCAAGATCTTCACATAGCACCGAAGCTAATCTCAGCTCTTTCTCTCTGCCGTCAAACCGGTTTAGCTCTTAGGGTTTTCAATCAGGTTTCAGAACCGAACGTTCACCTTTGCAATTCTCTGATTAGAGCTCACGCGTTGAACTCGCAGCCGTACCAAGCTTTCTTCGTTTTCTCTGAGATGCAAAGATTTGGTCTTTTCGCTGATAATTTCACTTACCCTTTTCTTCTCAAAGCTTGTTCGGGTCAATCATGGTTACCTGTGGTGAAGATGATGCATAATCATATCGAAAAATTGGGGCTTTCGTCTGATATCTATGTACCCAATGCTCTCATTGATTGTTATTCTAGATGCGGTGGTTTGGGTGTTAGAGAGGCGATgaagttgtttgagaagatGGGTGAGAGAGATACTGTGTCTTGGAACTCGATGCTTGGTGGGTTAGTGAAAGCAGGGGAACTGAGAGATGCTCGCCAgttgttcgatgaaatgcctcaAAGGGATTTGATTAGTTGGAATACTATGTTGGATGGGTATGCTAGATGTAGAGAGATGAGTCAAGCCTTTGAATTGTTTGAGAAGATGCCTGAGAGGAATACTGTGTCTTGGTCTACGATGGTTATGGGTTATAGTAAAGCTGGAGATATGGAAATGGCTAAAATTATGTTTGATAAGATGCCATTGCCGGCTAAAAATGTGGTCACTTGGACGATCATTATTGCTGGATATGCGGAGAAGGGGCTTGTGAAGGAGGCTGATAAATTAGTCGACCAAATGGTGGCTTCAGGATTGAGATTTGATGCCGCAGCTGCTATTAGTATCTTGGCTGCTTGTGCTGAGTCTGGTTTGCTCAGTTTAGGAATGAGGGTTCATTCTCTAATCAAAAGGTCTAACCTCAATTCTAATGCTTCTGTGTTAAATGCGCTACTTGATATGTATGCAAAATGTGGTAGCCTAGAAAATGCGTTTGATGTGTTTAACAACATGCCCAAGAAGGACCTTGTCTCTTGGAACACTATGCTTCATGGTTTTGGTGTTCATGGCCACGGTAAGGAAGCAATTGAGCTTTTTTCGAGAATGAGAAGGGAAGGGATTCGGCCTGATAAAGTCACATTTATTGCTGTTTTGTGTTCCTGCAATCACGCTGGTCTCATTGATGAAGGCGTAGATTACTTCTACTCGATGGAGAAAGTGTATGATCTTGTTCCACAAGTTGAACACTACGGTTGTCTTGTTGACCTATTAGGTCGAGGGGGCCGGTTAAAGGAAGCTGTTAAAGTTGTCCAAACAATGCCTATGAAACCCAATGTTGTTATTTGGGGTGCTCTTCTTGGAGCGTGCAGGATGCATAACAATGTGGATCTGGCTAAGGAAATCCTGGATCCTCTGGTTAAGTTAGACCCTTCGGATCCGGGAAACTATACGCTGCTGTCAAATATTTATGCAGCAGCAGAGGATTGGGCAGGGGTTGCTGACATAAGGTCAAAGATGAAGAGCATGGGAGTAGAGAAACCATCTGGAGCTAGTTCGGTTGAATTGGAGGATGGGATACACGAGTTTACAGTGTTTGACAAGTCACACCCAAAATCTGATCAAATATATCAGATGCTTGGTACTCTAAATGGACCTCCAGATACCGGTGAGCTGGTTGCTGTGGGATAA